From the genome of Polyangiaceae bacterium, one region includes:
- a CDS encoding ABC transporter permease — protein MLRKYPFLGPLIALVLVYLLFALFAPPSFLRIENLATMARQTVVVGIAASGMTLVILLGGIDLSVGSTVALSTVVAALCLREGLSGPLAALVATASGMAVGLTNGVLSTSLRITPFIVTLGSMSAIRGLAKGLADSQKIDAPPKGLDVLQAPLPDGFGWAIFPPGVWIMLAMSALVAAMLVYTRLGRHIVAIGSNEATARLCGVPVSRVKWFVYAAAGCLAGLAGVMEFSTLTVGDPTDSMGLELEVIAAVVIGGGSLAGGEASVAGALFGAMLMTVIRTGSTHLGIDNWVQQIVTGLIIVAAVAIDRVRRGSSGSSR, from the coding sequence ATTCTGCGTAAATACCCATTTCTTGGGCCGCTCATTGCGCTCGTTCTCGTCTACCTTCTTTTTGCGCTTTTTGCGCCGCCCTCGTTTTTGCGCATCGAAAACCTGGCGACCATGGCGCGACAAACCGTGGTCGTCGGCATTGCAGCGTCCGGCATGACGCTCGTGATTCTGCTCGGCGGTATCGACTTGTCCGTGGGATCCACGGTGGCCTTGTCGACGGTCGTGGCGGCATTGTGTTTGCGTGAAGGTTTGTCTGGGCCGCTTGCGGCGCTCGTGGCCACGGCGTCGGGCATGGCCGTGGGCCTCACGAATGGCGTGCTCTCCACATCGCTGCGGATTACGCCTTTCATCGTGACGCTCGGGTCGATGAGCGCCATTCGCGGGCTCGCGAAGGGTCTTGCGGACAGTCAAAAAATCGATGCACCCCCAAAGGGCCTCGACGTGCTCCAAGCGCCCCTGCCGGATGGGTTTGGCTGGGCCATTTTTCCTCCGGGCGTGTGGATCATGCTCGCCATGTCGGCGCTCGTCGCGGCGATGCTCGTGTACACGCGGCTCGGGCGTCACATCGTGGCGATTGGATCGAACGAAGCGACGGCGCGTCTTTGTGGTGTGCCGGTTTCGCGGGTCAAATGGTTCGTGTATGCGGCGGCCGGGTGTTTGGCGGGTTTGGCGGGGGTGATGGAGTTTTCGACGCTGACCGTTGGAGATCCAACCGATTCGATGGGCCTCGAGCTCGAGGTGATTGCAGCGGTGGTCATTGGCGGAGGATCTTTGGCGGGGGGCGAGGCGTCGGTGGCGGGAGCGCTTTTCGGCGCGATGTTGATGACCGTGATTCGTACGGGGTCGACGCATTTGGGCATCGACAACTGGGTGCAGCAAATTGTGACGGGGCTCATTATCGTTGCAGCGGTGGCGATTGATCGCGTGCGGCGCGGTTCGAGCGGCTCGTCGCGGTGA
- a CDS encoding sugar ABC transporter ATP-binding protein: protein MTNSAAHLSARGIEKSYGATRALGGVDFEVSAGEVHALLGGNGAGKSTLVSILAGAILPDAGTLMLGGVAYRPRNPAEARRAGVCLVHQERALCAHMTVEENIVLGSEPVFRGVVRRVEMRAKALRALEAIDPSGAKKNRIRPDTRVADLAPGEQQIVETARAIADERCRLLLLDEPTSSLGADDVDALFAVIRRLREAGMAIVYISHHLAEIRRIADRFTVIRDGRAAGSGRVADARMEDIVEMMAGRRVDELYPRSAREPKDVVLDVRDLAGVALPERASLQLRRGEVLGIAGLVGSGRTEFCRALFGLDQVRRGTVKMAEFTGFATPSQRLGQGMGLLSEDRGGEGLALNLSIADNLTLSRLQGLGPRGFVLPSRMRAVARKFIDKLGIVTQGPETRVGALSGGNQQKVALARLLYHDVDVLLLDEPTRGVDVGSRAAIYRIIDELALSGKAVLVVSSSVEELLGISDRIAVMHKGRLGPAKAASSLDEHSILLEQSGMA from the coding sequence GTGACGAACAGCGCGGCGCATCTTTCGGCGCGCGGAATCGAAAAGTCATACGGCGCTACGCGTGCGCTCGGGGGCGTCGACTTCGAGGTGTCCGCGGGCGAAGTGCACGCGCTGCTCGGTGGAAACGGCGCGGGCAAAAGCACGCTCGTGTCGATCCTTGCTGGAGCGATCCTGCCGGATGCAGGGACGCTCATGCTGGGCGGCGTCGCGTATCGGCCGCGAAACCCCGCGGAAGCGCGTCGCGCCGGAGTTTGTCTGGTCCACCAAGAGCGAGCGCTCTGCGCGCACATGACCGTGGAAGAGAACATCGTGCTCGGCAGTGAGCCTGTGTTTCGCGGCGTCGTGCGTCGCGTGGAAATGCGCGCGAAAGCGCTGCGGGCGCTCGAAGCGATCGATCCGTCCGGTGCCAAGAAAAACCGCATCCGACCTGACACGCGCGTCGCGGATCTTGCGCCTGGCGAGCAGCAGATCGTGGAGACTGCGCGAGCCATCGCGGACGAGCGTTGCCGCCTTTTGCTCCTCGACGAACCCACATCCAGCCTCGGTGCGGACGATGTCGACGCGCTCTTCGCCGTGATTCGGCGCCTTCGTGAAGCGGGCATGGCCATCGTGTACATTTCACACCATCTCGCCGAAATTCGCCGAATTGCCGATCGGTTCACGGTGATTCGCGATGGGCGTGCTGCAGGAAGTGGTCGCGTCGCGGACGCGCGCATGGAAGACATCGTTGAAATGATGGCGGGCAGGCGCGTGGACGAGCTCTATCCGCGCTCGGCGCGCGAGCCGAAGGACGTGGTGCTCGACGTGCGGGATCTTGCCGGTGTGGCGTTGCCCGAGCGAGCGAGTTTGCAATTGCGGCGCGGTGAAGTGCTGGGCATCGCGGGGCTCGTGGGGTCGGGTCGAACGGAGTTTTGCAGGGCGCTCTTCGGGCTGGATCAGGTTCGTCGCGGTACAGTGAAAATGGCGGAATTCACGGGATTTGCGACGCCTTCGCAGCGGCTTGGGCAAGGGATGGGGCTGCTCAGCGAAGATCGCGGTGGCGAAGGCTTGGCGTTGAATTTGTCGATAGCGGACAACCTCACGCTGTCGCGTTTGCAGGGGCTTGGGCCGCGAGGGTTTGTCTTGCCGTCACGCATGCGAGCGGTGGCGAGGAAGTTCATCGACAAGCTCGGGATCGTGACGCAGGGGCCGGAGACGCGCGTGGGCGCGCTTTCGGGCGGCAATCAGCAAAAAGTGGCATTGGCGCGGCTGCTTTATCACGATGTCGATGTGTTATTGCTCGACGAACCCACGCGCGGCGTGGACGTCGGCAGTCGCGCGGCGATTTATCGAATCATCGACGAGCTCGCGCTTTCGGGCAAAGCGGTATTGGTGGTGTCGAGCTCGGTCGAGGAGCTCCTCGGCATTTCGGATCGAATCGCGGTGATGCACAAGGGGCGGCTTGGTCCGGCAAAAGCCGCCTCGTCGCTCGACGAGCATTCGATATTGCTCGAGCAATCGGGAATGGCATGA